The following proteins are co-located in the Massilia litorea genome:
- a CDS encoding methanol/ethanol family PQQ-dependent dehydrogenase — MKATLSALTLAALTLLAGATAPAFAAEPAAAAAADGDWRMVAHDYGNTRFSPLGEITPANLNKLSLAFTFSTGVLRGHEAAPVVADNTMFIVTPYPNLVYALDLTKPGAPQKWKYDPKPRASAQGVACCDVVNRGLVYADGKIFFNTLDMDTIALDAATGKELWRTRLGSIDKGETVTMAPIVVKGKVLVGNSGGELGVRGWLTALDANTGKIAWRAYSTGPDKEVLIGPSFKPFYAQDRGKDLGTRSWPGDSWKIGGGTVWGFLTYDPETDLVYYGTGNPGPWNPEQRPGDNKWTSGIFARKPDTGEAVWYYQWSPHDLHDYDGVNENVLAEMPIDGKQRKVILHPDRNGYLYVLDRASGQVLSASPYATITTSTRVDLQTGKLVYNPAKDPQAGKAVRDICPASSGAKDWQPSAWSPRTKLLYLPMQNICQDAETFETSYIAGTPYVGASIKQYAGPGGHRGEFAAWDPVARKKVWSIKENFPVWSGALATAGDVVFYGTMDGWFKGLDGKTGKLLWQYKVGSGIIGQPVSYRGPDGKQYVAVLSGIGGWAGTIVAGEIDPRDGTAATGMINLTRDLPKYTAKGGMLYVFALP; from the coding sequence ATGAAAGCGACTCTTTCAGCCCTCACTCTTGCAGCCCTGACTCTCCTGGCAGGCGCCACCGCGCCGGCATTCGCGGCTGAACCTGCTGCGGCTGCGGCTGCCGACGGCGACTGGCGCATGGTCGCCCACGACTACGGCAACACGCGCTTCAGCCCGCTGGGGGAGATCACCCCGGCCAACCTGAATAAACTCAGCCTCGCGTTCACCTTCTCGACCGGCGTGCTGCGCGGCCATGAAGCGGCGCCGGTGGTGGCGGACAACACGATGTTCATCGTCACGCCCTATCCGAACCTGGTTTATGCGCTCGACCTGACGAAACCCGGCGCACCGCAGAAGTGGAAATACGATCCCAAGCCGCGCGCCAGCGCGCAGGGCGTGGCCTGCTGCGACGTGGTCAACCGAGGCCTCGTCTACGCCGACGGCAAGATCTTTTTCAATACCCTCGACATGGACACGATCGCCCTCGACGCCGCCACCGGCAAGGAGCTCTGGCGCACGCGGCTGGGCAGCATCGACAAGGGCGAAACCGTCACCATGGCGCCGATCGTGGTCAAGGGCAAGGTCCTGGTCGGAAACAGCGGCGGCGAACTGGGCGTGCGCGGCTGGCTCACGGCGCTCGACGCCAACACCGGCAAGATCGCCTGGCGCGCCTACAGCACCGGCCCCGACAAGGAAGTCCTGATCGGGCCCTCGTTCAAACCCTTCTATGCGCAGGACCGCGGCAAGGACCTGGGCACGCGCAGCTGGCCCGGCGACAGCTGGAAGATCGGCGGCGGCACGGTCTGGGGCTTCCTCACCTACGATCCCGAGACCGACCTGGTGTATTACGGCACCGGCAATCCGGGACCCTGGAATCCGGAGCAGCGGCCCGGCGACAACAAGTGGACCTCCGGGATCTTCGCGCGCAAGCCGGACACCGGGGAGGCGGTCTGGTACTACCAGTGGAGCCCGCACGATCTGCACGACTACGACGGCGTCAACGAGAACGTGCTGGCCGAGATGCCGATCGACGGCAAGCAGCGCAAGGTGATCCTGCACCCGGACCGCAACGGCTATCTGTATGTGCTCGACCGCGCGAGCGGCCAGGTGCTCTCGGCGAGTCCCTACGCCACGATTACGACCAGCACCCGGGTCGACCTCCAGACCGGCAAGCTGGTCTACAACCCGGCCAAGGACCCGCAGGCGGGCAAGGCGGTGCGCGACATCTGCCCGGCCTCGTCGGGCGCGAAGGACTGGCAACCGTCCGCCTGGTCGCCGCGCACGAAGCTGCTGTACCTGCCGATGCAGAACATCTGCCAGGATGCGGAGACCTTCGAGACCAGCTATATCGCCGGCACGCCCTATGTCGGCGCCAGCATCAAGCAATACGCCGGTCCGGGCGGCCACCGCGGCGAATTCGCGGCCTGGGACCCGGTCGCGCGCAAGAAGGTCTGGAGCATCAAGGAAAACTTCCCGGTCTGGAGCGGCGCGCTCGCCACCGCCGGCGACGTCGTCTTCTACGGCACCATGGACGGCTGGTTCAAGGGCCTCGACGGCAAGACCGGCAAGCTGCTGTGGCAGTACAAGGTGGGTTCCGGGATCATCGGCCAGCCGGTGTCCTACCGCGGGCCGGACGGCAAGCAGTACGTCGCGGTGCTGTCGGGGATCGGCGGCTGGGCCGGCACCATCGTCGCCGGCGAGATCGATCCGCGCGACGGCACGGCGGCCACCGGCATGATCAACCTGACCCGCGACCTGCCGAAATACACCGCCAAGGGAGGGATGCTGTATGTCTTCGCCCTTCCGTAA
- the coxB gene encoding cytochrome c oxidase subunit II encodes MRALMSFLLLGASKLAAAVPAQNALEPLGVQAAGIHDLWRLTLLICTLVFAAVLAAFLYAIWRAPHSKVQLAPDVSTLDQPEPKLGRPVVIGVAISIVLLAVLIVADFVTERRLARLPLKDAVRIEVTGHMWWWGARYLDDEPSRMFDAANEIHVPAGKPVILKLNSADVIHSFWAPSLHGKKDLIPGRTSLLHFRADQPGVYRGQCAEFCGFEHALMAFTVVAHPPAEYEAWAARQRLPAPAPATALQKQGLEVFMRSTCAMCHTVAGTEAGARLGPDLTHLASRSMLASGTLPNTPQYLAAWILDPQKFKKGANMPATPLSAHELEALMAYLETLK; translated from the coding sequence ATGCGCGCGCTGATGTCCTTCCTGTTGCTGGGCGCTTCGAAGCTGGCGGCGGCTGTGCCGGCGCAGAACGCGCTCGAGCCGCTCGGCGTGCAGGCCGCCGGGATCCACGACCTGTGGCGCCTGACGCTGCTGATCTGCACCCTGGTGTTCGCGGCCGTGCTGGCCGCCTTTCTCTACGCGATCTGGCGCGCGCCGCACAGCAAGGTCCAACTGGCGCCGGATGTCTCCACGCTCGACCAGCCCGAACCGAAGCTGGGCCGGCCGGTCGTCATCGGCGTCGCGATCTCGATCGTGCTGCTGGCGGTGCTGATCGTGGCTGACTTCGTCACCGAGCGCCGCCTGGCGCGCCTGCCGCTGAAGGATGCGGTGCGCATCGAGGTCACAGGCCACATGTGGTGGTGGGGCGCGCGCTACCTGGACGACGAGCCTTCGCGCATGTTCGACGCCGCCAACGAAATCCACGTCCCGGCCGGCAAACCCGTCATCCTCAAACTGAACAGCGCCGACGTGATCCACAGCTTCTGGGCGCCCAGCCTGCACGGCAAGAAGGACCTGATACCGGGCCGCACCTCGCTGCTGCACTTCCGCGCCGACCAGCCTGGCGTGTATCGGGGCCAGTGCGCCGAGTTCTGCGGCTTCGAGCACGCGCTGATGGCGTTTACGGTCGTCGCCCATCCGCCTGCTGAGTACGAAGCCTGGGCCGCACGCCAGCGGCTGCCTGCCCCCGCGCCGGCGACCGCACTGCAGAAGCAGGGACTCGAGGTCTTCATGCGCAGCACCTGCGCCATGTGCCACACGGTGGCCGGCACCGAGGCGGGCGCCCGGCTCGGCCCCGACCTGACCCACCTGGCCAGCCGCAGCATGCTCGCCTCGGGCACCTTGCCCAACACGCCGCAATACCTGGCGGCCTGGATCCTCGACCCCCAAAAATTCAAGAAAGGGGCGAACATGCCTGCCACGCCCCTGTCCGCACACGAGCTGGAGGCATTGATGGCTTACCTGGAGACGCTCAAATGA
- a CDS encoding LysR family transcriptional regulator produces MDFRDLRYFEVIATEGNLGRAAERLFRTQPALTKCIDRLEADLGAQLFEKSGRHMRLTAAGTALLARARRLAIMVEDTSRELQEHASGLRGTIRIGCVPTLAQHLMPSVFQDLLAEAPEVKVELMVAMNDPILRALREGQLDLVVGPVVDADEELESEQFAEDVVVVMAASNHRIFQGEYALRDLLDYKWILPAPGVATRQFLDQTFERNGLARPQIQIESNVLNMILPILEKTHLLGFVTRFNLRSASADLREVELPETTMRRRLGLTYRRTGYISPVMQRISAFLRTRGATLLD; encoded by the coding sequence ATGGACTTCCGCGACTTGCGTTACTTCGAGGTGATCGCTACCGAAGGCAACCTGGGGCGCGCCGCCGAGCGCCTGTTCCGCACCCAGCCGGCGCTCACCAAATGCATCGACCGGCTCGAGGCGGACCTCGGCGCCCAGCTGTTCGAAAAGAGCGGCCGCCACATGCGCCTGACGGCAGCGGGAACGGCGCTGCTGGCGCGCGCGCGGCGCCTGGCGATCATGGTCGAGGATACGTCGCGCGAGCTGCAGGAGCACGCGAGCGGGCTGCGCGGCACGATCCGCATCGGTTGCGTGCCGACGCTCGCCCAGCACCTGATGCCGTCCGTGTTCCAGGATTTGCTGGCCGAGGCGCCCGAGGTGAAGGTGGAGCTGATGGTGGCCATGAACGACCCGATCCTGCGCGCGCTGCGCGAGGGGCAGCTCGACTTGGTGGTGGGGCCGGTGGTCGACGCCGACGAGGAGCTCGAATCCGAACAGTTCGCCGAGGACGTGGTCGTGGTGATGGCCGCCAGCAACCACCGCATCTTCCAGGGCGAGTATGCCTTGCGCGACCTGCTGGACTACAAATGGATCCTGCCGGCGCCCGGCGTGGCGACCCGCCAGTTCCTCGACCAGACCTTCGAGCGCAACGGCCTGGCGCGCCCGCAGATCCAGATCGAATCGAATGTCCTGAACATGATCCTGCCGATCCTGGAGAAGACCCACCTGCTGGGCTTTGTCACGCGCTTCAACCTGCGCTCGGCCAGTGCGGACCTGCGCGAAGTCGAGCTGCCCGAGACGACGATGCGCCGCCGCCTGGGCCTGACCTACAGGAGGACAGGCTATATTTCCCCGGTCATGCAACGCATCTCGGCGTTCTTGCGCACCCGGGGCGCCACGCTGCTGGACTGA
- a CDS encoding DUF3494 domain-containing protein — MNTNKLILPLMLALACGSANAGVLPFLGGAQQFAVLGAETVTNTNATTLHGDLGVAPGSSITGTDSVTFASGGAIHQTDAIAVRAQADARSSYERLAALAGGIDLSGQDLGSVGVLGSGVYRFSSSAALTGGMTIDFANDPNGVIVFQIGSTLITAANSFVNVLNGTSTNGIYFQVGSSATLGADAVFAGNILAQQSVSFGSASSIACGRALALGAAVTMIGNTVSNDCNAYSPTSLGGDYGSGGYGGFGVAVLPPSDVPEPASLALFALGLCTVGVLRRGRRAGLKTAAA; from the coding sequence ATGAACACCAACAAATTGATCCTGCCGCTGATGCTGGCACTGGCCTGCGGTTCCGCGAATGCCGGCGTACTGCCTTTCCTCGGGGGCGCCCAGCAATTTGCCGTGCTGGGGGCTGAAACGGTCACGAACACCAACGCCACCACGCTGCACGGCGACCTGGGCGTCGCACCTGGTTCGTCGATCACCGGTACCGACAGCGTCACCTTCGCCTCGGGCGGCGCCATCCACCAGACCGATGCGATTGCGGTCCGGGCACAGGCCGATGCGCGCTCATCGTACGAGCGGCTTGCGGCCCTGGCCGGCGGTATCGACCTGAGCGGCCAGGATCTCGGCAGCGTCGGCGTGCTTGGTTCAGGCGTCTATCGTTTCTCGTCGTCGGCGGCACTGACCGGCGGCATGACGATCGATTTTGCCAACGACCCGAACGGCGTCATCGTCTTCCAGATCGGCAGCACGCTGATCACGGCGGCGAATTCCTTCGTCAACGTGCTCAACGGCACCAGCACCAACGGGATCTACTTCCAGGTGGGCAGCTCGGCCACCCTGGGCGCGGATGCCGTTTTTGCGGGAAATATCCTGGCCCAGCAAAGCGTGAGTTTCGGGTCCGCTTCCAGCATTGCGTGCGGACGGGCGCTGGCGCTGGGGGCGGCGGTCACGATGATCGGCAACACCGTTTCCAACGACTGCAATGCCTATTCCCCGACCAGCCTGGGCGGTGACTACGGCAGCGGTGGCTACGGCGGTTTCGGCGTGGCCGTCCTGCCGCCGTCCGACGTACCGGAGCCGGCCAGCCTGGCCTTGTTCGCACTGGGCCTGTGCACGGTCGGCGTATTGCGGCGCGGCCGGCGTGCCGGGCTGAAAACAGCCGCCGCCTGA
- a CDS encoding substrate-binding domain-containing protein, which yields MSSPFRKLLFAAAALALGAEAQAFEPRQLRVCADPDNLPYSNQEGAGFENKIAELIAQDLHATLEYDWWPQRRGFVRRTIGAGMCDLLIGVPADFERVATTRPYYRSAYVFVTRRADPVPDFGSPAIRERRIGVQLIGNDMAATPAGHALSRAGATANVTGFTIFGDGPAAERMVHAVDSGEIDAALLWGPQAGWFAARAQLPLKVSIARPPAGTPEPFEFDVALGVKRGNKALLAELEGVLTRRQGEIDGILAQYHVPRTDKGEGR from the coding sequence ATGTCTTCGCCCTTCCGTAAGCTGTTGTTTGCGGCGGCCGCGTTGGCCCTGGGTGCGGAAGCGCAGGCCTTCGAGCCGCGCCAGTTGCGGGTCTGCGCCGATCCCGACAACCTGCCGTACTCGAACCAGGAAGGCGCCGGCTTCGAAAACAAGATCGCCGAACTGATCGCGCAGGACCTGCACGCCACGCTGGAATACGACTGGTGGCCGCAACGCCGCGGTTTCGTGCGGCGCACGATCGGCGCCGGCATGTGCGACCTGCTGATCGGCGTGCCGGCCGATTTCGAGCGCGTCGCCACGACCAGGCCGTATTACCGCTCGGCCTATGTGTTTGTGACGCGCAGGGCGGACCCGGTGCCCGATTTCGGCAGTCCCGCGATCCGCGAACGGCGCATCGGCGTGCAACTGATCGGCAACGACATGGCGGCCACGCCCGCCGGGCACGCGCTCTCGCGTGCCGGCGCGACCGCGAACGTCACCGGTTTTACGATTTTCGGCGACGGCCCGGCCGCAGAGCGCATGGTGCACGCGGTCGACTCCGGCGAGATCGATGCCGCCTTGCTGTGGGGGCCGCAGGCCGGCTGGTTCGCCGCGCGCGCACAGCTGCCTTTAAAGGTGAGCATCGCCAGGCCGCCGGCCGGCACGCCGGAACCCTTCGAATTCGACGTGGCGCTCGGCGTCAAGCGCGGCAACAAGGCGCTGCTGGCCGAACTCGAGGGCGTCCTCACGCGCAGGCAGGGCGAGATCGACGGCATCCTGGCGCAATACCACGTGCCGCGCACGGACAAAGGGGAGGGGCGATGA
- the ctaD gene encoding cytochrome c oxidase subunit I yields the protein MNPSPAVEPRNAVLDRTWSDPPGLIGWLSAINHKTISVRFMLTTFGFFAAGGVLALLIRLQLTVPDNKLIGPDFYNQLFTMHGTTMMFLFAVPVMQAVATYLVPLMIGARGIAFPRMNAFAYWIFLFGGLMLYAAFILDIGPDAGWFAYPPLAGPEYSPGKRTDFWAQLITYTELSGLLEAVILITTIFKMRAPGMTLNRMPLFVWTMLVTSFMVMFAMPSVMLASTALITDRLVGTHFYNPAEGGDVVLWQHLFWFFGHPEVYLIFIPPLGFMSSIIATFARRPIYGYPVMVLAIIATAFLAFSLWVHHMFATNVPELGKSFFTAASAMIAIPTAAQMFCWIATLWAGRLNFRTPMLFALSFFFILLIGGLTGVMLASVSLDLQVHDTFFVVAHLHYVLIGGAVFPLFGAFYYWFPKFTGRMMGERLGKWNFWLMFVGFNVAFFPMHIAGLRGMPRRVYTYPAEMGWGLLNLISTIGAAILAVGILLFVVNVLLSRKRGDMAGADPWAAGTLEWATSSPPSPGNFPRPPVVGSRFPLWSKDGVAGTVRGLADDRREVLVTSVNDAVPNHRAVMPESSPWPFVSAVAVTVLFIGSIFTPWAIVWGAVLCTPPLVIWFWPKRGPTQKNIEREVKP from the coding sequence ATGAACCCGAGCCCGGCTGTCGAACCGCGCAATGCGGTGCTGGACCGCACCTGGAGCGATCCGCCGGGCCTCATCGGCTGGCTCTCCGCGATCAACCACAAGACCATCAGCGTGCGCTTCATGCTCACCACCTTCGGCTTCTTCGCCGCCGGCGGCGTGCTGGCGCTGCTGATCCGCCTGCAGCTGACCGTCCCCGACAACAAACTGATCGGCCCGGACTTCTACAACCAGCTGTTCACCATGCACGGCACCACGATGATGTTCCTGTTCGCGGTGCCGGTGATGCAGGCGGTGGCGACCTACCTGGTGCCGCTGATGATCGGCGCGCGCGGCATCGCCTTCCCGCGCATGAACGCCTTCGCCTACTGGATCTTCCTGTTCGGCGGCCTGATGCTGTACGCCGCCTTCATCCTCGACATCGGCCCCGACGCCGGCTGGTTCGCCTACCCGCCGCTGGCCGGCCCCGAATACTCTCCCGGCAAGCGGACGGATTTCTGGGCCCAGCTGATCACCTACACGGAGCTTTCCGGCCTGCTGGAGGCGGTGATCCTGATCACGACCATTTTCAAGATGCGCGCGCCCGGCATGACCCTGAACCGCATGCCCCTGTTCGTCTGGACCATGCTGGTCACCTCCTTCATGGTGATGTTCGCCATGCCGTCGGTGATGCTGGCCAGTACCGCCCTGATCACCGACCGCCTGGTGGGAACGCATTTTTACAACCCGGCCGAAGGCGGCGACGTCGTCCTGTGGCAGCACCTGTTCTGGTTCTTCGGCCACCCCGAGGTCTACCTGATCTTCATCCCGCCGCTGGGCTTCATGTCCTCGATCATCGCCACCTTTGCGCGCCGCCCGATCTACGGTTATCCGGTGATGGTGCTGGCGATCATCGCCACCGCCTTCCTCGCCTTCAGCCTGTGGGTGCACCACATGTTCGCCACCAATGTGCCCGAACTCGGTAAAAGCTTCTTCACGGCGGCCAGCGCCATGATCGCGATTCCGACCGCGGCCCAGATGTTCTGCTGGATCGCCACCTTGTGGGCCGGACGCCTGAACTTCCGCACGCCGATGCTGTTCGCGCTCTCCTTTTTCTTCATCCTGCTGATCGGCGGCCTGACCGGGGTGATGCTGGCCTCGGTCTCGCTCGACCTGCAGGTGCACGACACCTTCTTTGTCGTGGCCCACCTGCATTACGTGCTGATCGGCGGCGCCGTGTTCCCGCTGTTCGGCGCCTTTTATTACTGGTTCCCCAAGTTCACGGGCCGCATGATGGGCGAGCGCCTCGGGAAATGGAACTTCTGGCTGATGTTCGTCGGCTTCAACGTGGCGTTTTTCCCGATGCACATCGCCGGCCTGCGCGGCATGCCGCGCCGGGTCTATACCTATCCGGCCGAGATGGGGTGGGGCTTGCTGAACCTGATCTCGACCATCGGCGCCGCCATCCTGGCGGTCGGCATCCTGCTCTTCGTCGTCAACGTCCTGCTCAGCCGCAAGCGCGGCGACATGGCCGGCGCCGATCCCTGGGCTGCCGGCACCCTCGAGTGGGCGACGTCCTCCCCTCCGTCGCCCGGCAATTTCCCGCGCCCGCCGGTGGTGGGCTCGCGTTTTCCGCTGTGGAGCAAGGATGGCGTGGCCGGCACCGTGCGGGGCCTGGCCGATGACCGCCGCGAAGTGCTGGTCACCAGCGTGAACGACGCCGTGCCGAATCACCGCGCGGTGATGCCCGAATCGAGCCCCTGGCCCTTCGTGTCAGCGGTCGCCGTGACGGTGCTGTTCATCGGCTCGATCTTCACCCCCTGGGCGATCGTCTGGGGCGCGGTGCTGTGCACGCCGCCGCTGGTCATCTGGTTCTGGCCGAAACGCGGTCCCACGCAGAAGAACATCGAGCGCGAGGTCAAGCCATGA
- a CDS encoding c-type cytochrome: MKAPVCLMLALLAGLAGCYREERPNPPAPAEPRDATVSAVRQSEIEPGAKRIAAAVPNGYEENAYALSQGKSMFRKFNCSGCHGQGGGGMGPALMDDKWSYGSEPANIYATIVQGRPNGMPAFGGHLTNEQVWQLVAYVRSMSGQVREDAAPSRSDEFQTAPPEGRREKAEPKDAADAAATPKG; this comes from the coding sequence ATGAAGGCACCGGTGTGTTTGATGCTGGCCTTGCTGGCCGGCCTGGCAGGCTGCTACCGCGAGGAGCGCCCGAATCCGCCGGCACCGGCGGAACCGCGCGACGCGACCGTGTCGGCCGTGCGCCAGAGCGAGATCGAGCCGGGCGCGAAGCGGATCGCGGCCGCCGTCCCGAACGGCTACGAGGAGAACGCCTATGCGCTCTCGCAAGGCAAATCGATGTTCCGCAAATTTAATTGCAGCGGTTGCCATGGCCAGGGCGGCGGCGGCATGGGGCCGGCCCTGATGGACGACAAATGGAGCTACGGCAGCGAGCCGGCGAACATCTACGCCACCATCGTGCAGGGGCGACCGAACGGCATGCCGGCCTTCGGCGGCCACCTCACCAACGAACAGGTGTGGCAGCTGGTCGCCTATGTACGCTCGATGAGCGGGCAGGTGAGGGAAGATGCGGCGCCTTCGCGCAGCGACGAATTCCAGACCGCGCCGCCCGAAGGCCGGCGCGAGAAGGCCGAGCCGAAAGACGCCGCCGACGCTGCCGCGACGCCGAAGGGATGA
- a CDS encoding RraA family protein, whose product MSQFSLPEVIRDFDRVDPALVKAAAQYQASILADVAGRRGTLCSRVAPLSPSMRIAGPALTVEVRPGDNLMIHAAMSLAKPGDVLVIDGKGDETCALMGEIMVSQCMALGLAGVVVYGSVRDTEAIRELGFPVFAVGANPNGPTKVVPGRVNWPVSLGGAVVNPGDLVVADADGVVVVETSKAGLVVELAAKKVADETARLEGIRSGAQLRPTWLDEALRKAGVVMEGAAS is encoded by the coding sequence ATGAGCCAGTTTTCCCTCCCTGAAGTCATCCGCGATTTCGACCGCGTCGACCCCGCCCTGGTCAAGGCAGCTGCCCAGTACCAGGCCTCGATCCTGGCCGACGTGGCCGGCCGCCGCGGCACCCTGTGCAGCCGCGTGGCGCCGCTGTCCCCCAGCATGCGCATCGCCGGCCCGGCCCTGACGGTCGAAGTGCGCCCCGGCGACAACCTCATGATCCACGCCGCCATGTCGCTTGCAAAACCGGGCGACGTGCTCGTCATCGACGGCAAGGGCGACGAGACCTGCGCCCTGATGGGCGAGATCATGGTGTCGCAGTGCATGGCCCTGGGCCTGGCCGGCGTCGTCGTCTACGGCTCGGTGCGCGACACGGAAGCCATCCGCGAACTCGGCTTCCCGGTATTCGCCGTCGGCGCCAACCCGAACGGCCCGACGAAAGTGGTGCCGGGCCGCGTCAACTGGCCGGTCTCGCTCGGCGGCGCGGTCGTCAACCCCGGTGACCTGGTCGTGGCCGACGCCGACGGCGTGGTCGTGGTCGAAACCAGCAAGGCCGGCCTCGTGGTCGAACTGGCGGCGAAAAAAGTAGCCGACGAAACGGCGCGCCTGGAAGGCATCCGCAGCGGCGCCCAGCTGCGCCCGACCTGGCTCGACGAAGCCCTGCGCAAGGCGGGCGTCGTGATGGAAGGAGCCGCATCGTGA